TAACTGAATCGGACAGGCGCTCTGCAACATACcatgtgttttaaattaataatgattttagctttaattatatgaattttaggcataatttaacattaattgaaCTAATATTCACATGGTACATTGCAAAGTTATCATACTCAGTGATAAGTATGCATGTCATTGATACAACAAGCTTAACATCTACAACAGTTACTAATTTAGTGaacataacaatttaaatcaaattgtcAATTGCCAGGAACCTTTACAATAAAgccagtttaatatttatatgatattaaagtcAATAGACAGTACCCTATTCTTAgctacatattatttaataatcaatacatattttatctttgtACCAAATTATAGCACTTTATTATCAACAATAcgacaaataaatttcattttacgaAATtcgcaatatattataaaacactaaataaatatatttacaaaatatcaaatctaacctagatttttttatttattctgtcCACTTacctaattttatagtaatgttCCTTTCTAATTCATTCTTGAATCGGACAGTCTGAACTCCAGAAATGGCTTTAACCACTGTAGACTTTCCATGAGCTACATGACCAATAGTACCTATGTTGATAGTGGCCTGTCTCGATATAACTTCGGGAGACAAAGCAGAAAGTTTTGTGACGTCCTAAAACATAACACTTCACAAATTAATACAAGTTCTATAGTGAAACTTCGTAAATCATAGATGttaggttataaaatttaagaccattattaacaaaatgttcAAACTTGTTGTTTAAACACGAAAGTTTACACATTTTTCCAACAACTTCATGATCACTAGCATTAAGTTGTACGTTGCTACTTACTAATTTAGATAAATCTTGCTGATGCAAGTTTGCTTGTCCTCTTCCTTCGTTCGaagtcattattatattcaataataattatagtgtCCAAAAAGATTCATTCAAATACTTCTTcgtaaaatatagtattgttTTCCAAAggggttttaaataataatatagaggTTACGCTATATTGCGTGGCCTCAACCCTTAACCACAAGAGAATAGAGATTTTAACAAATCACATTGACAACCAAACTGTACTACGACAGACGACaggtaagaaaaatatgacgCGGAATTGACAATTAACTCTACATTGGGTGTATTTCATCTTGAGactaattaaattgatatataaatatttaaaaattcatatttattaaagtttttttactttagttatataaaatactatgccatattttgttaattatgaaGCCCTCATTATTATTCCTTCCATGTACTAGCTTCTAATTCTAAAAACACCATAAAGAAAagtgttaattaatttgagtTAAATACTGCTTAGAATGCTTTAATGAAGACTCTTATATCGTATCAAGTCCCTCTCTAggtgtataaaataagttaactaCACCATCATCAGTTCCTTTGACTTTCATACTATTcttcaatttcaaatatttaccaCCCACAAAAAATTCTAGAAAAAACAATAGCGTGAAATCATCTgatagcaaaaaaattatttactgttttTGCTAATTTACTCTATGTAGtcgtgaaatatttataaaaattttaaaattttatgaattttctgatataataactaataaatattgatgagAACTAATTAATTCATTCTATCCTTGCCTTACATTGGACAAATCTTAGACTTGGTCCATTATTTTCATCCTCTAGTAGAAGGAACtgctaaattatttacaacgtattggtaataacaaaaatcaaacTTGTTATCGAAGCTAGTCCAAATCTTCTACAAGACTCATATTAtccaaaaatttattgtaatttaagcaACCGTTGATAAATCTTTAACTTTGCTATTTCTGCAGAGATCTTGTTAATGTCACTGTCAAGTAAGACATTGATAATCTCTAATGACATTTCAATGTCTGTGCTCGGGTTATGGTAGTGGCTGTCGACTCGAACATcagattttattaagtacttTACAAGaagaaatcaataattttaatcaggATGTCATTTATGAAGACAAATATGCTGGTAATTTCAtactcatataataatatttctcatatttatatttgtaaaattacacATTACGTAATCTGCATAGGTTCGATCGTTGAGCACGTCTTCTGCCGCTGCTCAACTCGTGAAACCTCCTGTACAAGTTTTTGGTTTGGAGGGAAGGTATGCTTCAGCCCTGTACTCCGCAGCTTCAAAAAGCAAGAGTTTGGATGCTGTTGAAAAAGAATTGAGTCAATTCCAGAAATCTATTAAATCAGATCCTAAAGTCAAGGAATTTATCATTAACCCAACTCTTAAGAGAAACCTAAAAGTTGATGCTTTAAAACAAGTTGCTGTCAAGGTGAGCatgacaaatttataattattatttaaaagttctttttataacaagatatttcatatgttttattatttacaacaaataattacttacaatataaaaatatttttatttttttaatataaagagaattttgtttagaaatataatttatcaatatataaaaaaatatctctgagtacaaaataatgtaatatagaaaataatataattagccTGAAAACAGAATATGTAAAAACCTCAAAACAAACaacatgataaataattaaaaatagttaaaaaaatgtttaaaagtgCCTAAATTTAGATTACactatcaatataattttgacaatattaaatgatatttattaatttcagacCAACTTGTCTGCTACAACCAGCAACTTGTTAGGGTTAATGGCCGAGAATGGGCGTTTGGATAAATTGGAAGCTGTTATAAATGCTTTCAAAATGATGATGGCCGCCCACCGTGGTGAGGTCACATGCGAGGTGATTACAGCCAAGCCTTTAGATCCTGCACAGAAACAGAGCTTGGAAGCTGCTCTTAAGGTATATTTGTTACACTTACATTACTTAAGgtcttttttaatgtacaataTGAACAATATCTCTCCCATCCTTATGAGTGGAATtcgatgtattttaaatatttcaaactaaaaTGGATTAGatctgaattaattttaaatctctgcaaaaaaaacaatgttaggtaataatttttcttctaatttttaaacatttccaaTAATTATTTGGATCTGCATGAATAGAAGGCACTTTTTgtgcaaaatttttatctttagatatattatatgtctTTTATCTAGAAGATagatcttaaattaatattataaaaatagaaaaggctgtaaattttattaaaacttcttATCTTTCAGAAATTCCTTAAAGGCAATGAGACTCTACAACTCACAGCTAAAGTAGATCCATCTCTAATTGGAGGTATGGTTGTATCAATTGGTGACAAGTTTGTTGACATGAGTGTTGCCAGCAAAGTAAAGAAATACACCGAACTCATCAGTAACGCTgtataaactaataatttataatcatgtAGCCATGGAAATGTTGTTTAAATAGTCATGTTGTGCaagtaaaaattcaaaataacatGACAAAaggacttttattttttcctcttttatcaataaaaatttactttaattgtgACACAGTATCATGGGTTGTTGCTGCTAGATGATGTgctattttacatataacatgTGCAAGTTTATATCCAAGCTATAAGATTAATACAAAGCAatctgaatttttatataacacaccTATATAGACTGAACAAATTGGTTGTCATTTATGTCTATAAAGATCTTTACTATGCACATGCTATTTATGGTAATGTATAATCATAGCATActggaattaaataaaaaaatattttattttcttttagacaaaaaaataacatttttaatttagcacATTTTCATACCAGACCCCAATTATTGGAATTTGCATAACGTCTAGAAGATATGTATAAGTTCTACAACAAATTTATGGATTCAAGAAAATAATGGTCAGTCATTTTGCTCGCTTGGTCAatgcatttaaatatctaaataatttattattgttcatTCTGAATAATgatgatattgatattatttcaaaagctATATGCACCATAGCGGTACTTTGTGATTATTTCATATAGCCTTTATTTACTGaatatttatcacaaaatataaatatttaatttatatgaatcatctgaaatataaattgtgtcAGTCAAGTTCTTGTAAAGTATCTAAtggttattttttctttaatttgtatggtattattgtaaaatgttatataattgttgACAATATCATTTGATGATATAAAATGGTTAACATTTGCATACTTGTATGTTATCTATgtaagaaaagtattttttttcttacagttATTGTTGCAAACAAAAAGATTTAGGTTACAATAGGAAATTGATTAAGCaaaaactttcatatataccttatatttattagtttctaAAAGCCAAGTAAATAAGCCCTCATAGTAAACTTATTTTTCCTCATAAAAACTCATGAATTGCGAGCATAAGTGAGTATCTATTggtttattttgattgaaaataaaacagtaagcatagttaatgaattttattaacctaataaaaattaaaactgtacCAACTTAAAAATccttaaatgataatataacaaaaaataattactctgCTCTAGTAACAAATCAACAAATgatttcctttttaaataaagtaatataggAGATCATATCACATTGAGATCaatcaaataatgttaaataaagttgAGATTTTATCCTTCAGTAGGAGCAGTTTCTCCTTTTAAGAGTGCATTTTCTGCTTCCAATTCTGCTATACGTGCTCGTGCTGCTTCTAGCTCATCCTCACCGCCGTCAGTTCCTAAATGCTTACGAACATATTCTAAGGCATCTTCTGGTTTGTCCGGTTCTTCATAAAGACTTACAAGGACCTTCGTAAGGGCGTCCATTACTCCAGCCCGCTCTAGGTAACGTCTAAATTCCTCCCTTTTAGAGTCAATAGGCTGTAAACATTAATAGACGTTAGCGACTAAGAAATGACTTTTTGttgataatcaatatataatagatgACTCACTTTGTATGAAgacatatttgtttatttatttacgagGAACAGGTTGTTcgatagtaaattaaattgaggttaattatttattgctttagaGTTGTTTTGGTAACGTTAGCGGTAAACTgtcacaaattttaaaatgtcacgCTTTTGTTATATCTGTCAGTACGAAGTTTATGCCAGCCATtccgaaaaatttattatttttaatgttttaactaaattaacttaacttttatgtttgtattttttaataataattattaaattgtttatgtcaTAAGCACTCCATCTACTTTAATGCATTTGAATTGTTCGAATTTCTATTGTGTATActagtgttttattaaataaaagatattttagttgttaatttatttttatgaaatatacgCATATTGAAAATAGACCtagattcattttatttatggaatGACTATTATCAAGAACTCTTggtgtaaaatgtaaatgatcTACAACGGttagtaaaattatgataaagatTGGATAGTATTGCAGTCGTGATCAGtgtgttattaaaaagtaaaaataataaagtttattcatTGCTATAATTACTAATACTGTTCTGTTTTGAGCATGTTGACATAAATTTTTCCTGAAAGATCAGGAGCATATccattaattgaataaataaataaaaattaataacagttGATAAATAGCTCGTTCATTTTTAACTTCTAAGACGTTGATATTAGATATGTCTACACTACGCAGAACACGGTATCCAATAGATTGTAAAGAAAACATGTAATATCgtgaaatacaaattttattattatttttgagcaTTGACAAAAGTTACTTGAGAACACATGACAAAatcgtttgaaaaaaaaactacaacaatttattgttactttttattattttatgccaTTAGGCAGACAGTAAAAGCATTAGAACAAATTGTATCAGAAGTAaacataatgttaaattaaggattaaaaagtaaatatatcttCTAGCGTGCTCTATTTTGTGAAatactgtaattatattaagattcatCATCACTGCCGGCATTGGGTTTAGGTGCTTTTGGCCCTCCTGCCCTTTTAGCCATAATGATTTGATCAACTTTCAAAATAGTTGTTGCAGCACCAACAGCATATTTAAGGCCCCAGTATTTTAAGacatataaatctaaaattccCTTTTCCTTTGCATCACAAATTCCGGCACTCTCAGATTCGATATCAAAACCAGCATACTTGTtgttttccttaaaataaaaatttgtataagtgacatttatttgatattggaatgtttatatgttaaataatgctTAAGATTTTTACCCTGTGTGCTTTATAGATATTGTTCACAACTTCAGTGGCATTTGCTCCAGAATTTTCTGCAAGAGCTTTCGGAACACCCTCAAGAGCTACAGCAAATTTACGAACTGCATATTGCTCGAGTCCTGGAAGAGTATCTGCATACTGTAAAAGCTGTTGAGCTAATTCAATTTCAGTAGCTCCAGCGCCAGCCAAgaatctgaaataaataaagaatatgactgtaaaattttgtcaaccaacttcaaataaaaacaacttgAACAGCAAAGACTaggttttcatattaaaaacttatatctttaatgttatttcaattgtatTGGGAAAATAATTGTTTGCAAGCAGATATGCTCTTACATATTCAGTATTCATGTTGATTTTGAATAGCAAGCTTGTTGGTTTTTGATTTATGTTTGCAAATAAGACCTCTTATGATTGATAAATTGGTTGTAGTCCttcatgtattattattatttttttcaatagtgGTCGactgtcattttaataatcaattaaaagtaataaagaagtattaataattaataggcTTACCGTCCGTCTCTTGCTATTCCCTTGAATGTGTTAACACCGTCATTAATAGCTCTTTCAATGTCATCCATGTAATTGTCAGTTGAACCTCTGATAACAACTGTTGAAATTCTAGATTCACTGCTTTCCATACTGAAGACAACTACTCTTGTATCACCGACTTCATCAACTCTGACCGTGTCACAGTATCCAAGCTCTTCAGCCGTTGGAGTAGTCAATTTTGGCAGTACCTAAAATAATGAGAAATGATATAACTTGTACTTTGTATCATCAAATATCAATGCAGAAAGTTATGGTAAACTTACAGTAGCATTAACAGTCTTTGCGAGACGACGAATATCAAACTTTGAGTTGAGACGAACCgccataatgttatatttattaaggaaaTGTAAAGCCATATCACCAAACTTAGCTCCAGcaacaataacttttacaCCAGTGTCGGCAATAGCTTTAATCTGTTTTTCTAACAAAGACTCCTCTCCTTTACTAAAGTTAAGTAGTTCATCGGCTGTTTTGATGAGTACTGTTCCCTTTGTTTCAGTTTGAGTGATGTCAACAGGACAGGAATAAACAGCTACTTTGGCTTTTGATGCACTGGCAACATCACCCTCAACTTCTCTCTTAAACACCATTCCTGACAATACCTCAGACTGTAGTAGCCCAGCACCAAGGATCTgcaattatgaaatttatagacAATTTATTACTAGAAATTTCATAAAGTTTTAAGTACAGACAATTTCAATAAGCAGGCTGTAAGttcattgtaaattttcatcaaaagaAATAGTATATGTTGTAGGTAGTCCAACTAATAATTAAGAGAATTATaccttaattaataaataaagagtaTTTTTTGGTAATGTGTATTTCTGTTAACCCTTTGCTAAAACTAGCCTGTTTTGAAGGGGCATGAAGTACCCCAGACAAAGATTAAATCATGTCTGTCAATAGTGGTTTTTgtgataaaacatttattttcaaaacatacACTACCTTACATATCCTGACATTATCAACattaaatgttgtattttCTGGTAGAATAGCCACACAAGCTTTTGCTACCAGCCCAGCAATGAAGTCTTCATTACCATACTGTTTGGACATGATAGATGGTTTAATGCCTTTAATAACAGTATCCATATTTCTGCAATCTTTAATTTCATCGCAAATTAACTGGGGTAGGATTTCTAGGCATTTATCAAGGGCCTTTTCGTATCCTTCTGCAATTTCGCTCGTCGTCACACCTAGACGTAGAAGCTCTTCGGCTGCCTCAAGAAGAGCTCCAGATAATACAATTACAAAGTTTGTACCATCTCCAACCTCAGCATCTTGCATTTGACTAGCTAGAACCATTAACTTGGCAGCTGGATGTTCAACATCTAATTCTCTGATGATAGTACCAGCATCACTTGTGACAAACTGTTTGTCAATGTGATTGATGATCATTTTATTCATGCCATTCGGGCCATATGCTGAGCGCACACTTTGGGCAAATTGTTTGCATGCATTTATGTTACGGTATACTGCTTCTTCTAAACCGGAAAACATCTagaaaaatactaattaattatttagcgTCCTTATTCTATGTGAAACTGGTTAagctactttatattaaagtatatatatatatatatatacatgtaagtAATTATATGTGTGAAAATAggcatatttaatatttatcaaacagTAATGTAAGTATTAAGTATTTCTAtggataattaaaactaaaa
This genomic window from Danaus plexippus chromosome 14, MEX_DaPlex, whole genome shotgun sequence contains:
- the LOC116769486 gene encoding c-Myc-binding protein, encoding MSSYKPIDSKREEFRRYLERAGVMDALTKVLVSLYEEPDKPEDALEYVRKHLGTDGGEDELEAARARIAELEAENALLKGETAPTEG
- the LOC116769497 gene encoding T-complex protein 1 subunit theta produces the protein MALHVPKAPGVPQMLKEGARMFSGLEEAVYRNINACKQFAQSVRSAYGPNGMNKMIINHIDKQFVTSDAGTIIRELDVEHPAAKLMVLASQMQDAEVGDGTNFVIVLSGALLEAAEELLRLGVTTSEIAEGYEKALDKCLEILPQLICDEIKDCRNMDTVIKGIKPSIMSKQYGNEDFIAGLVAKACVAILPENTTFNVDNVRICKILGAGLLQSEVLSGMVFKREVEGDVASASKAKVAVYSCPVDITQTETKGTVLIKTADELLNFSKGEESLLEKQIKAIADTGVKVIVAGAKFGDMALHFLNKYNIMAVRLNSKFDIRRLAKTVNATVLPKLTTPTAEELGYCDTVRVDEVGDTRVVVFSMESSESRISTVVIRGSTDNYMDDIERAINDGVNTFKGIARDGRFLAGAGATEIELAQQLLQYADTLPGLEQYAVRKFAVALEGVPKALAENSGANATEVVNNIYKAHRENNKYAGFDIESESAGICDAKEKGILDLYVLKYWGLKYAVGAATTILKVDQIIMAKRAGGPKAPKPNAGSDDES
- the LOC116769674 gene encoding ATP synthase subunit O, mitochondrial gives rise to the protein MSFMKTNMLVRSLSTSSAAAQLVKPPVQVFGLEGRYASALYSAASKSKSLDAVEKELSQFQKSIKSDPKVKEFIINPTLKRNLKVDALKQVAVKTNLSATTSNLLGLMAENGRLDKLEAVINAFKMMMAAHRGEVTCEVITAKPLDPAQKQSLEAALKKFLKGNETLQLTAKVDPSLIGGMVVSIGDKFVDMSVASKVKKYTELISNAV